Within Candidatus Dojkabacteria bacterium, the genomic segment GCCCTGCCTGAAGCGGTAAAGACCTTTCATGCGATATCTCGAAGGCTTTGTTAAGTATAGGCTCAAGCTGGTTAGTGCTACCACTGTCAAAAAGAAGCATATTGAAATAGAGAACTTTATCGTGAACTGCCCTACTCCAGAGCGTTAATATTCCTACTTCTTGCTGTTCTTGTGTACATCGGAACGCTTTGTGGAATGTTGTTGATTCTGGAGATGGCATTCTTTGATAGAAGGATCTCTCCTCACCAAAGGCATTAGCAAGTTTGGTGTCGATTTCTGAGTATTGGCTTTGGTTGATTTCGTGGTATTCCATGGTTCTATTTCGATTATAGCATCAGCTGTGAAAGCCCAGGTCAATCGGGCTAGTAATATAACGGCGTTACCTGATGTTAGTAAGCGCGTATTTATGAGTGTCTGTTCTTTGAAAAAGAAAATAGGAGATAAAAATGAAGCAAAGACTAGTTGTTATATTCGTAGCACTGCTGGCAGCATCGGGTTTAGGTTTCGGGCTGCAAAATGCTGTAAAGGCTCAGCAATCTGAACAAGCTGATCCCTATCCTGATTGCGTACCAGGCTTCAATATGAATCTTGAGGCTAGCGATAGCAATCCCGAAGTTTTGGAATGGGTGACATTTACAGCAACTCTTACCAACGAAACGGGATTAACGCAGGAGCACTTGCAGTTTGTGGTGGGCTTTGGCCAGGCAGTATGGATAGTTGGCAGCGCCGACTTCCTTGAGCCTGGTGAAACCATCACGGGTACAACCCAAATGCGTGGCGGACTAACTGGACCAATGTTCAACGAAACTGGCGTTATACTCTTTGATGCTGAAGGCGAAGTTCTCTGCATAACACGCGGTCAGGGCGTTGATATTTTCGTTGGACACAGAAATTTCTTGCCATTAATTAGCAAAAGTTAACACTTTATAAATCAACCAAGAACAGACAAAATGAAATTAGGGGTAACCCACTCGATTGCCTCGACAGCATCTCGGGTTACCCCTAATCTTCAATTATACACAGAATCTCCTATATTCCCCTCTACGACAACTTAATCATGACATAAGGCTCGACACACATTAACTCGATACCTTCAATAACCCAGCCTATAACATCGCAAAAGTGTTATAATAGATTATGCTACAAGTGCCTAACGAATCAGAACAACAACCGGCTGCTTTAACCTGGGACCAGGTGCTTCAGGGCGTTCCGGAGGAAAAAATCTCTCCAGAACAAGCAAGAGCTGAGATTGGAAACAGATTGATTCCAATTCTCCTCGAAACTGAAATCCCTGACAAATTTGCGATTGAGAGAGTAACAAGCGTTGATAATAGTACTGTTAACACAAAACTAAGATATCTTTACACCATAGAAGCGCTAAGGGATCATCTATTTCCAGCCTTCCTAACCGCAGAGCATCCTATACGAACCGACGAGAATGGCAGTATTGTTGAACAACCTAAGGAGGAGATTGAGATCGCTCCATGGGTAAATATGGTTCACGCATGGACCAAGCTCCTTAACCTCGCAAACGGTCTACACTATTACCAATACCACAAAGACGACCCCTCTATTTCCAACTTCCTTCTATATGCGGTTGAAGATCTGCATGGATTCACAACAATGGGATCACTGAAAGAGCGACTTGCGAGACCTAACTCTTACTACGAAAACCAAGATGGATATTATCCAGAAAATGCATGGAGAGAGTCAAGAGTTGCTGGAGTCAACTCTTTGCGTCACGTTAATCTACCTGAAATGCTCTACATCCTAGACACATTTAGAGCTGCTTTCGCCAGACAAGCACCCAACGAATAGACAGTTCACTTACCCGCACACCAACTACACCATCCCCTCTCCTTAAAAATACACTTCGACACTTCCGGCTTCACCCGAGCCTTACAATAATATCTACCATATAGTACGAAAAGCGTATTCACCCTATGCCAATCCGCGCGGTCATACAGCCGCTGCAGATCATACGCAATGTCTCCAGGCTTCTTCTTATTGGTGAGTCCAAGCCGCTGAGAGACCCGCATAATATGAGTATCCGCCCCTATCCCCTGGTTGCTCTCGTACAGATCGTTGAGGAAGACATTTGCAGTTTTGTTTCCAACACCTGGCAGCTTCACCAGCTCCTCGACTTTATCTGGCACTTCACCACAGAAATCCTCGTCGATCATTCTAGCGGTCTCTATTATATGCTTTGCCTTATTGTTTTTATAATTTGCACCGTGGATTAGCTTCTGTACTGTGGCCAGGCGTGCTTTTTTCAAAGCTGGCGGGTCAGGATATTTAGCAAACAAGCCCGAAGTGACCCTGTTCACCTGTGCATCTGTGGTTTGAGCTGATAGAATGATGCATATCAAGAATTGGAAGGGTGTGTCCCAGTTGGATAGCTCTGACTTGGCACCGGGGAAAAGCTCTTCGATTTCTTGGAGAATTATGTTGGCCCGCTCTTTTTTGGTCATACATGATTATATATTAATAGGGATCACATGGGGAACAGAAGTATTAACCTTACAAGCAAAAATTTAGGAGTAACCGATATGACTACTCAGAGTAGATCCCGACGGCGCAAAAACGCTACGTTAGTTATCATAGCCGCAATAATATTCATCCTGGTAGATGCGCTGTTTATCTACAACACCTTCTACCCCGAGAGCAGCGATCGTTTCTATGACTCACTCCGCTCCTCCTTAAGCCCGAAGGATCGCTCGGGCGATAAAGAAGCTGAGCAAGAAGATGATAATGATCAGCCTATAGAACCGATAAAGCAAAATATTACCTACAACGAGGTACCAGTTACTCCTGATGGTCACTTCTTCGAGAAGACTCCCACTATAGGTGGTCAGGCAGCATATATCGCACACCCCATAGAGATCGATCCAGAAGATCCTCCCACTATTATTGTATACAGTCACGGCTCGATTA encodes:
- the nth gene encoding endonuclease III, coding for MTKKERANIILQEIEELFPGAKSELSNWDTPFQFLICIILSAQTTDAQVNRVTSGLFAKYPDPPALKKARLATVQKLIHGANYKNNKAKHIIETARMIDEDFCGEVPDKVEELVKLPGVGNKTANVFLNDLYESNQGIGADTHIMRVSQRLGLTNKKKPGDIAYDLQRLYDRADWHRVNTLFVLYGRYYCKARVKPEVSKCIFKERGWCSWCAGK